A single Carassius carassius chromosome 3, fCarCar2.1, whole genome shotgun sequence DNA region contains:
- the LOC132127710 gene encoding histone H2B-like, with amino-acid sequence MPEPAKSAPKKGSKKAVTKSAAKGGKKRRKSRKESYAIYVYKVLKQVHPDTGISSKAMGIMNSFVNDIFERIAGEASRLAHYNKRSTITSREIQTAVRLLLPGELAKHAVSEGTKAVTKYTSSK; translated from the coding sequence ATGCCTGAACCAGCGAAGTCCGCGCCGAAGAAAGGCTCCAAGAAGGCTGTCACTAAGAGCGCCGCGAAAGGAGGAAAGAAGCGCAGAAAGTCCAGGAAGGAGAGCTACGCCATCTACGTGTACAAAGTGCTGAAGCAGGTTCATCCTGACACCGGGATCTCTTCGAAGGCGATGGGCATCATGAACTCTTTCGTCAACGACATCTTCGAGCGCATCGCCGGTGAAGCGTCTCGTCTCGCTCACTACAACAAGCGCTCCACCATCACTTCCCGAGAGATCCAGACCGCCGTGCGTCTGCTGCTGCCCGGGGAGCTGGCCAAACACGCCGTGTCTGAGGGCACCAAGGCCGTCACCAAGTACACCAGCTCCAAGTAG